The genomic stretch CTAAGCAAGTGACAACGATATACCTGATGGCCTTGCATGAGGGACTCAGGGTCGCTGGCACCCCTTTCATAAGGTCATATCTCCCTTGAGAGAGGAGGACCCACCGAGCACAGTGTGCATTATTTCACAGCCAACTCCAAATGGGTTCTGTAGCCTGACCCCCAAGTAAAGCTGCATTTTCACCCACCACCATCGGACATTTGAAATTGGGTTTGTGGACACAGAGACTGCTTACGAACTACCAGCAGATATTAAAATCTCTTGTTATTCTAAAGTTTCTAAACAAAACTCTGGATAGTGGGAGATGAGGGCAGGGCAGACGCTCTGGCCCTGCCCAGGTtcaggaaagagagagggggataaaagaaaggacagaaatggggaAATTTTAAAGACCAGTCCACCTTAAGGAGGCGTAGAGACAGGATACTAAACGGGGAACAGAGAAGCACAGAGAAACTTTGATATGCCCTGAGAAAGAGGAACAGGTGTGCGAGAAGTTCATAGAATGGCCCCTTGTACCAGGTGTCAGGCACAGGACCTCAGTTGAGCAGAACTCAGCTGTCTACTCTGGAGCGTAGGTCAGTGGTGAGTGGATCATGCTAGATTGTCTGGTGAAGCATCAGGGCCAGTAGCCCTGTCCGATTCATCATGGCTGTGTGCACCTTGTGTTCCTGCTCAACCAGCTATTCCAGCTTGTACAACCATGGGGGCTCATTGTGAGAAGGGGCTTCTAGGATCCCATGCTGCTCCTCAGCCACACTCAGCCTTGTAACCTACCGCATGAACACACTCTAGGTCCACCTCAGCACACCTCAGCTTTTCCCAGCAATAGTGGAGGTTGCAGAAGCGTTTGGGGAGATAACAGAAATCATTAGTGACCTCAAAGACATTGTGCACTAGTGAACAACTGCACACCTCATCATCTGGAACCTGTGGGCAGAAAGAATGATGATGAGGTATGGAGCGGGGTGGCTATGGAGGGGGATCAGGCAGGTAAAATGAGAGGAAGAGGGGGATTAGAGGGCAGtcaggcagaaggagagggatgGGAAGCAACCtagcagaaaggaagagaggaattcAGTGATTACTAGGTAAAGAAGAAGGGGTCAAAGGGGGTATGATCAAGCATGGAGGATGGAGGAAGAAGTTAAGCTGGGATGTAGGAAAGGGGGTGATCAGGTAGGAAGGATGGAAGAGTAGAAAGAGATCaaacaggaaggaaaggaaggatggaGGGGAGGTCTGACAGGGAGAAGTAAATGAATGGAGGTTGATAATACATGGAGGAGGTGAGGAATGGGGTCAGCAGTGTGGGGGGGGGGATGAGAGCTGATCAAACAAGGAAGAAGAAGAGACTttggaagcagggcaaaggtgacTAGGGAAGTCAGGCAGTGAGAATAAGAATGAAGGGAAGTCAGAAATTCAAAAGAGAGGAATTGAGGGTGGCCTTTTGGGGATGATTGGGGGTGGAATGTCAGGCAGGGGCTTGGAAAAGAAAGTAGATGGACAAGCAAGGAGACAGGAGGAACAGGGAATGGTTACACAGTGAGGAGCAGAGGAATGGAGGTTAGGCAATAAGAGAGAGAAATGTTGTGGGGTTGTGGTCAGGCAAGGAGCTTATCAATAAAGAAACAGCAGCCAGGCAGAGAAAAAAGTGAGACCAGTATATGACTGAGCAGTAAGAAGTAGGGGGGAGTATAGGGAAGgtcaggaagagaggaggggaccCACAGAGGTTGGTCAGGAGGTATGAAGGCAGTCAGGAAGAAGGAATAACAGACATTTCAAGCATGGAGAACCAGAAGAAGAAGGTGGTCAGgtagggagaaggggaggaatgGAGGGTCACGAGAAAGAAGTCTCACCCCGAGCACTGCTTGGGGCCTAACACCTGGAGTTGCTTGCAGTACCTCTCACTCTGTGGGTTGTAAACAtcacagaagagccttgtggctCTGGGGAGAGATTGAAAGTGAGGTGCTAAGGATCAGGGTGGTTCCACCCTGATCGATGCCCACACTTTGTTGATGCCCAGCTCACCcaagtgggcttctctggtggctccccACCGAAATTCTGCCCTTAATTCACCCAACTCTGCCTCCGAGCCCACCCACATCCTGATCTTCATCTTGCCCACCCTGCTCCTGATCCTGTCCACATGATGCCTTTGACCCTGAGTAGCACCCACACTCACCCCTCAATGCAAGTCGGGTACATGGACCTGATGGATGATTTGTGTTCATACTTGGAGAGAAAAAGAGTACAAATGGAAGGAACTATGGACATACACTGCATACACTCACATGACAAAGCCCCAAACAACACTTTTGTCCCTTGTTGACCCCATGTGCCTATAAGCATGGTCAATGTCCCTCTCGCCACCAGTGGTTGATGCCCAAATCTTGGCCCTTATACTGGTGATGGAAAATAAGCATAAATGGGTAGAGCCATGGATAAGTGTTGTATTCTCTTCTACAACTAATACCCCAGCACCAAACCTGCTCCCCTTCCCCATGGACCCCACCCAACCAAACACACTCTTGCCCCATCTGCCCCCAGTCAAAGATCTAACCCTGGCGAAGCAGCACTCCATGTGGCACAGGGCAATACGCACGTTGATGGGTTtcccacaggagacacagaagatctGCATGTCGATGCTGTTACCACCATGTTTGTTGTTCTGCATAGGACAGTAGAGGGTCCGCTGAAACAGTTCAGAGTGGGGATGGCAGGCCACAGTAGCAGGCACCTTTCTGTTCCACCCCACCCATTCCCATAGCTTGGACTCATGACAGCAGAGTAAAAGGACATGGGCTCATCTTCTCCTgagagaacaccaaaatcacaactagttgctgaacaaccattgacaggaggatgttGGAATCTACTATTAGCCCTACCACAGAGCCTGTAGCCCTACCATAGAGCTGCTGCGTGGGCAACCCcaaaactggagaacaattataccaaagaagttcttgagCTGTTCCAAAGGTTATAGGCCCTTCATCAGACTTCCCAAACTGGcaatccagcaaagggactgggaatccccagggaatctgatttTGAAGGTCATCAGGATTTGATTAATacaacttccacaggactgggggaaacagagactcttggagagcacaaacaaaattttgtgtatactagaacccaggagaaaggagcagtgaccccacaagagattgagccagatttgcctgtgagtgtttgggGATCTACTGCAGAGGAGTGGGTCtacagtggcctgctgtggggttAGGGGtgctggcagcagcagtcctgggaggcacagTGTGTTGGCATAAGTTCTCTTGGAAGAGGTCACCTTTACCCTTACCATAGAGCCTGTAGCCCTACCATAGAGGCTGCAGACTCCAGGACTAGGCCACATCAGGCCAAGCAAATAATCagagagggagcacagccccagcatctgcagaa from Bubalus bubalis isolate 160015118507 breed Murrah chromosome X, NDDB_SH_1, whole genome shotgun sequence encodes the following:
- the LOC102390493 gene encoding CXXC-type zinc finger protein 1 isoform X1, translated to MNLRPSFCVAVCQDKERTLYCPMQNNKHGGNSIDMQIFCVSCGKPINYEHKSSIRSMYPTCIEGATRLFCDVYNPQSERYCKQLQVLGPKQCSGFQMMRCAVVH
- the LOC102390493 gene encoding CXXC-type zinc finger protein 1 isoform X2, with product MNLRPSFCVAVCQDKENNKHGGNSIDMQIFCVSCGKPINYEHKSSIRSMYPTCIEGATRLFCDVYNPQSERYCKQLQVLGPKQCSGFQMMRCAVVH